From the genome of Dehalococcoidia bacterium, one region includes:
- a CDS encoding DUF1727 domain-containing protein, giving the protein ADGRDISWIWDADFEAAAGRFDVVVCSGTRAEEMALRLKYAEWDEAHLLIEPDIEKALALAIEMTPAGDVLAVVPTYTAMLEARELLARKSGRRPYWS; this is encoded by the coding sequence TCGCGGACGGGCGGGACATCTCCTGGATCTGGGACGCCGACTTCGAGGCGGCGGCGGGCAGGTTTGACGTTGTAGTCTGCTCCGGCACGCGCGCCGAGGAGATGGCGCTGCGACTGAAGTACGCCGAGTGGGACGAGGCGCATCTGCTCATCGAGCCGGACATCGAGAAGGCGCTGGCGCTCGCGATCGAGATGACCCCGGCCGGCGACGTGCTGGCCGTGGTGCCGACCTACACGGCCATGCTCGAGGCACGAGAGCTCCTCGCGAGGAAGTCGGGGCGACGGCCCTACTGGAGTTGA
- a CDS encoding glutamine amidotransferase → MGDSPRSLRLGHLYPTLMSVYGDRGNIICLLRRCRLRGIELEVVPLGLRQPLDPEDFDLLFMGGAQDREQRLVSEDIANVKGPALREAAEGGVVILAVCGGYQLAGHFYRGADGEELRGAGVLDIQTVHPGPKAKRLIGNLVARWQGGELAGFENHGGRTYLGPGCEPLARVVRGFGNDGESGYEGARYRNVFGTYLHGPVLPKNPAFADHLISLALARRYGDGALAPLDDALEERAHAAAARSARRSKPGRP, encoded by the coding sequence ATGGGCGATAGCCCGCGAAGTCTTCGCCTCGGGCACCTGTATCCGACGCTGATGAGCGTCTACGGCGACCGGGGCAACATCATCTGTCTACTGCGCCGCTGCCGGCTCCGGGGCATCGAACTGGAGGTCGTGCCGCTCGGGCTGCGCCAGCCGCTGGACCCAGAGGACTTCGACCTGCTCTTCATGGGGGGCGCCCAGGACCGCGAGCAGCGCCTGGTGTCGGAGGACATCGCGAACGTCAAGGGGCCGGCGCTGCGGGAGGCCGCTGAGGGGGGCGTGGTGATACTCGCCGTCTGCGGCGGTTACCAGCTGGCCGGGCACTTTTATCGCGGGGCCGACGGTGAGGAGCTGCGCGGCGCCGGAGTGCTGGACATCCAGACGGTGCATCCGGGCCCGAAGGCGAAGCGCCTCATAGGCAACCTGGTAGCGCGTTGGCAGGGCGGCGAGCTCGCCGGCTTCGAGAATCACGGGGGACGAACCTACCTGGGCCCGGGCTGCGAACCGCTGGCAAGAGTCGTGCGCGGCTTCGGGAACGACGGTGAGAGCGGCTATGAGGGCGCGCGCTACAGGAACGTCTTCGGCACCTACCTGCACGGCCCGGTCCTGCCCAAGAACCCCGCCTTTGCCGACCACCTCATCTCCCTTGCCCTCGCCCGCCGCTACGGCGACGGTGCGCTCGCGCCGCTGGACGATGCGCTCGAGGAGCGCGCCCACGCGGCGGCGGCGCGGAGCGCCCGACGATCGAAGCCGGGCCGTCCGTAA
- the purF gene encoding amidophosphoribosyltransferase, protein MNESCGIFGVFAPNEDVARITFFGLYALQHRGQESAGIATAQPEIDAATGESKWRFFIRKDMGLVAQVFQEQDLSYLKGHAAIGHTRYSTTGSSRVENAQPFQVEGPNGVIALGHNGNIVNADLLRAELQAEGREFETSTDSEVIAHLVATAPGRDWGERMAYVMRRARGAYCLTILTKEGVIATRDPLGMRPLGLARIDNGYCYASETCAFDLIGASFIRDVEPGETVLLNEDGITSFKFPERDRQAFCIFEYIYFARPDSYLRGERIYPVRMAMGARLAREYPVDADIVIGVPDSATAAAIGYARESGIPFVEGLVKNRYVGRTFIMPDQRIREQGVRLKYNPVREILEGQRVVVVDDTIVRATTTRFLVKMLREAGAREVHMRVSAPPITHPCFFGIDMGRRWELIAAQETVEEIRNDIGADSLGYLTEQGLVEAVGQPRESFCMACFTGDYPMDVPRELDKLGLEPPEWIRDRHDIEWVATNGPVPERRRRLWDEAATPAP, encoded by the coding sequence CTGAACGAGTCCTGCGGCATCTTTGGAGTCTTCGCTCCGAACGAGGATGTCGCCAGGATAACCTTCTTCGGCCTCTATGCTCTGCAGCATAGGGGACAGGAAAGCGCAGGCATCGCCACAGCTCAGCCCGAGATTGATGCCGCCACAGGCGAAAGCAAGTGGCGGTTTTTCATCCGCAAAGACATGGGCCTTGTCGCCCAGGTCTTTCAGGAACAGGACCTCAGCTATCTAAAGGGCCACGCCGCGATCGGTCACACCCGCTACTCGACGACCGGGTCCAGCCGGGTGGAGAACGCGCAGCCCTTCCAGGTCGAAGGGCCCAACGGGGTCATCGCACTCGGCCACAACGGCAACATCGTCAACGCCGACCTCTTGCGCGCCGAACTGCAGGCCGAGGGCCGGGAGTTCGAGACTTCGACCGACTCCGAGGTCATCGCGCACCTGGTGGCGACGGCGCCAGGACGGGACTGGGGCGAGAGGATGGCCTACGTGATGCGCCGCGCGCGCGGGGCCTATTGCCTCACCATCCTCACGAAAGAGGGCGTGATCGCCACGCGCGACCCGCTCGGCATGAGGCCCCTGGGCCTGGCGCGCATCGACAATGGCTACTGCTATGCCTCCGAGACCTGCGCCTTCGACCTCATCGGCGCCTCCTTCATCCGCGATGTCGAGCCGGGCGAGACGGTCCTCCTGAACGAGGACGGCATCACCAGCTTCAAGTTCCCGGAGCGCGACCGGCAGGCCTTCTGCATATTCGAGTACATCTACTTCGCGCGCCCCGACAGCTATTTGCGCGGCGAACGCATCTATCCGGTGCGTATGGCCATGGGCGCCCGCCTCGCCCGCGAGTACCCGGTGGACGCGGACATCGTCATCGGCGTGCCGGACTCGGCGACCGCGGCGGCGATCGGCTACGCGCGGGAGTCCGGTATCCCCTTCGTCGAGGGGCTGGTCAAGAACCGCTATGTCGGGCGGACGTTCATCATGCCGGACCAGCGCATTCGCGAGCAGGGCGTGCGTCTGAAGTACAACCCGGTGCGCGAGATCCTGGAAGGCCAGCGCGTGGTTGTGGTGGACGACACCATCGTCCGGGCGACGACGACGCGTTTCCTCGTGAAAATGCTGCGAGAGGCGGGCGCCCGCGAGGTCCACATGCGGGTCTCGGCGCCGCCGATCACGCATCCCTGCTTCTTTGGCATCGACATGGGCCGGCGCTGGGAGCTGATCGCCGCCCAGGAGACGGTCGAGGAGATCCGCAACGACATCGGCGCCGATTCCCTCGGCTACCTTACGGAGCAAGGCCTGGTCGAGGCCGTGGGCCAGCCGCGCGAGAGCTTCTGCATGGCCTGCTTCACCGGGGACTACCCGATGGACGTGCCGCGCGAGCTCGACAAGCTCGGCCTCGAGCCGCCGGAGTGGATACGCGACCGCCACGACATCGAGTGGGTCGCAACGAACGGCCCGGTGCCAGAGCGGCGCCGCCGCCTCTGGGACGAGGCCGCGACGCCAGCACCCTAG
- the purM gene encoding phosphoribosylformylglycinamidine cyclo-ligase — protein MTSDQPLTYASSGVDLVARQAVVARYKEIARRATGPQVIGGIGPFAGMFALQGAYQDPVLVATTDTVGTKGKIAALAGRYEGLGRDIVNHCINDAFTTGAEPLFFLDTIVSGDLSDEAKLALVSGVADACAEAGVVLLGGETADMPGTYTPGSFDLIGFIVGIVERALIVDGSRIAAGDTLLALPSNGLHTNGYSLARAALGIGVDPARAAEDRRRLERFEEELGETLADALLHPHRCYLPDLRPLLRSDRTAAAKASAAGTAGRPAETPIKGLAHITGGGLVENVPRILPPGLGARIERRAITPPPIFPFIQRAGGIDEAEMYRVFNMGFGMVLAVAPDDVEAVRALVPEAVVCGEVVSGSGVTLV, from the coding sequence ATGACCTCGGACCAACCGCTGACCTACGCCTCTTCGGGGGTTGACCTCGTGGCCCGGCAGGCCGTCGTGGCGCGCTACAAGGAGATCGCGAGACGCGCAACGGGGCCACAGGTCATTGGCGGCATCGGGCCGTTCGCCGGCATGTTCGCCCTCCAGGGCGCATACCAGGACCCGGTGCTCGTGGCCACGACGGACACAGTCGGGACGAAGGGCAAAATCGCCGCCCTCGCCGGCCGCTACGAGGGCCTGGGGCGCGACATCGTGAACCACTGCATCAACGACGCCTTCACGACGGGCGCCGAACCCCTCTTCTTCCTCGACACCATCGTAAGCGGCGACCTGAGCGACGAAGCGAAACTTGCGCTCGTCTCCGGCGTCGCCGACGCCTGCGCCGAAGCGGGAGTCGTCCTGCTCGGCGGCGAGACGGCGGACATGCCCGGGACGTACACCCCGGGCAGCTTCGACCTGATCGGCTTCATAGTCGGCATCGTCGAACGCGCCCTCATCGTCGACGGGTCGCGAATCGCCGCCGGCGACACGCTGCTGGCTCTGCCCTCGAACGGCCTGCACACGAACGGCTACTCGCTTGCCCGCGCGGCCCTGGGCATCGGCGTCGATCCGGCGCGCGCGGCCGAGGACCGGCGCCGGCTGGAGCGTTTCGAAGAAGAGCTTGGAGAGACGCTGGCGGACGCCCTGCTCCATCCGCATCGCTGCTATCTCCCGGACCTCAGGCCTCTCCTGCGCAGTGACCGCACCGCTGCCGCAAAGGCCTCTGCCGCCGGAACGGCCGGCCGGCCAGCCGAGACGCCGATAAAGGGGCTCGCCCACATCACCGGCGGCGGCCTGGTCGAAAACGTCCCCCGCATACTCCCGCCCGGCCTCGGGGCGCGCATCGAGAGACGCGCGATCACCCCGCCGCCGATCTTCCCCTTCATCCAGCGCGCGGGCGGCATCGACGAGGCGGAGATGTACCGCGTCTTCAACATGGGCTTCGGCATGGTCCTCGCCGTCGCGCCAGACGATGTCGAAGCCGTGCGCGCCCTCGTCCCGGAGGCTGTCGTCTGCGGCGAAGTAGTCAGCGGGAGCGGCGTCACCCTCGTTTGA